Genomic window (Zingiber officinale cultivar Zhangliang chromosome 2B, Zo_v1.1, whole genome shotgun sequence):
TTTATACTCATGATTCATTAACCAAAAAAACAGTTATggcatatttaaattctttttaattcaaatatatttcacctttttttttttcgttttcttGTTCTCTTTGTTGTGTCTTAGGATCTACTAAAAAGATATATTCGAGTTGATTCTTGTTTCTAAAACCTGCAAGAGATTTATTACATGTTGAATCTTATTTCTAATATTTataatgaataaataaaaaaatgctcATCATTAAATTCAGATTCAAATATGATGCaagtaaatttatttaatttttaataaaaaaaaaactactctGCCCCTGAAGGTTTATATTAAAATCTCCAAAATATATCTACTAAAACTTTTAAACTCTAATGGTTTTAATATTAACAGTTAATTTAATGAGGAAACTATAATAGTTTGGAAATTCTgagaatatatatttttgacGAATTTAAAAGGgaatttttgagaaaaaaaaaatgaaatgaaaaatttTCTTCTTGTAGAAAATTGTGGTGAAAGTGGGCTTGCAAGATGACAAAGAGAAGCGAAAGGCCATGAAGGCAGTCGCCACTCTTCAAGGTTTTCATCTTCCTCCTGTCTCTCTtggtctcctttttcctttgtttttttttttccagatAATTTTTATATCGATTGTCCTAACTAAATTGAGTTTTTGCTAATATTTTAGACTAAAAGTGGGTTTATGTATTATTAACCAACATTTTTTTTAGTTAGGGATCGATTCGGTGGCCATAGAGATGAAGGATAAGAAGATGACCGTGATCGGTGAAGTCGATCCTATTGACATCGTTGGCAAGCTAAGAAAAGGGTGGCCAACCGAGATAGTCTCTGTGGGGCCAAAGGAAGAACCCAAGAAGGACGAGGgtaagaaaaaggaagaagaagaaaaaaagaaaaaggaagaagaggaaaaaaaagaaaagataattAAGGAATTCATGGAAGCGAGCTATGACCATATCTACATACCCAACCGATATTATGCCCCAACCGGCGAGGAGAATCCAAATGCTTGTGCTATTCTATAAGTCGTGTAAATATCAAGAAGGTTTCTTACTTTGTATTCTAGATTATGGGAGAAGTGGTAGCTCATCAATAGGTTAATGTGTTTGAGAACGATCCAAATACGATTCTATAGCttcttttataataataataatatatagtaTATTAACATAAAAGGGTAATTCGATATATGAAATTTTTGTCAATATAAaatcttaagaaagaattagatcacattggatttattatatgtagttttatcttgattatttttACGATTCAAATTTGTAATTGTCGGATCATATTTAtgattcaaatttgcaattgtcAGATCATACAATAATAACGTACCTTACCATTGCGTCATAAATCCTTCTCAAGAGGgatttttttatgataaaaatatGAAGATTATAACATAATACATTAATATAAAGGACAGTCTAGTACATAAAATTGCTATCAATGTTAATCTCAAGGAAGAATTGAATCATATTAAGTTTATTGTATTTTAAAATCACATGACAATGATAAATCTCAAGGAAGAATTGAATCATATTAAGTTTATTGTATTTTAAAATCACATGACAATGATAAATCTCAAGGAAGAATTGAATCATATTAAGTTTATTGTATTTTAAAATCACATGACAATAAttttatcattgcatcaaaattCGGTTCAATATAATACATTAGCAtaaaagtaaaaagtaaaattattcttaactaaTGCTTGAATGAAttgtaataaaattatattaataccTTTGAGATTTTCCTAGATATAATTTAAAACTATCACAAGGTGCTTCACTTTGTGAACTTTCCATCCCACAACatttcaaaagaaaaaacaaacGGCAATAATAGTTAGACAAATGTTTATGTTTAAAAAGAGATTATAACATAGTTCATTAGATAAACAAGTTAAATTAAAAAGTCAAATTATTCAGGACTAATTCTTGAATGAATTATGATATGTGTATCAATTTAAAACAATATTGGCAAATGCAAATACCTATGAGATTTTCCTAGATATAATTTAAAACTATCTTCACTTTGTGAACTTTCCAGCACACAATAtttcgaaagaaaaaaaaatcagcaaTATTAGTCATACAAATGTTTATGTTAGTATGTTACCATCAAAGAAAATGATAATCCACCAAACCAACATTCTACAATATATACAAAACATCTAGAAAATTGGAAAATATTAGAAAAACTATATTGAGTGACATGGATACTAATTTTCTACAATATCTTACACAATCAACCAACAGAATCTTCAATCATTTGGTTATCTCGTGTTGCATCATCAGAATCACTAGCATCGTCGTTACCATCATGATTGCTTTGGTCGATATCACGATTGGCATCACTGTTATTGCTACTCTGTGTTTCAGCATCAGACATGGATTCACCCCCTTGTGCATCTCCATCAGCCTGGAATCTTTGCTCAAACTCAGGAGCAACAATCTTAATCATGGCATTCAGTGCCCTGTGTTCTTTGGTTAGTTTGGTTACGCCTTGACTAACATTACTTTGACTTCCAGCTGCCAAGCCATCAGAGCAGAGAAGCAAGGCCGCCGCCGCCACATCCTCTGCTCCAGCAGCATTAGCATTCCCCATGCTCATAGGAGATTCATTTTCTCCATTGACAGAGGGGGCAGTGCTCATTGCCCAGCTCCCAGCAACTTCTGAGGCAAGAAGATCGGCAGTTTTTACTGTCCCATTTTCAGTATCCTGTAGCCTTTGCACTGAGCAGCCTCCAATCGTGCAGTTGCCATCATTAGGTCCTGCCTTTTCTTGTGGCTGGGCCTCATCATCAAGCTGCATAGTTTCCCCTCCGAGGTTGCTGCATCTATGTAAAGCAGTATTTTTTTCATTGAAGACAGCATCACCAACTTGACTTTCAGTTTCCATAACTCGTTCGGTATCAGTAGGATCTCCCTCTGGAGCCACAGCCATGCTGACTCCCTCAATATCTGAACCAAATCCCCTGACCAGCCTATCAGCACTAGTACATTCCAAGTCTTGAGTGCTACCGTGGCTTACCAGGCTGCAATCATGCTTTTCGGTTGTGctaacatcatcatcatcctcagaACATGATGCATCATTTGCATCTTGGACGTTCTTTGGGGTAAAAGAACCACAAGCTCCTTTACAGAGCTCATATCTTTCTCCAACATTAATTTTTCCAGTCACAGGTTCCACAGGATCAGTTTCTATATACGAATTCTCATAGTGCTCTTCATCCTCCAAAGTCCTTTGCATTGCCTTAAGCTGTTCCTGTTGTTTTGCAAACAATGCAGAAATTTCCTCTGTGGTGGAGTAAAATGCGCGGAGCTGAGTCTCCCTGTGTCACAGTggaatttaatttatttacttcACAATCAATTCCTACTAAGATTACAATAATCTTTAAGGCCAAGCATAGcagaatttaattttcatataaGTCAACATTCCATGTCTACTACCCAATATATGTATCTTTATAATTATTTATCATAAATTTATTCTGTATATTCCATGCTTACCGAAGAATTATGCGTTCTCTGGCTCCTTGAAACCTCTGTTTTTCAATTGAAAGGTCACGGATTGCAGCAGCAATCTCAAGTTCAAGAGCAGAGACTTTTGCCCAAGCTTCTTCCCGTGCCACCTGCTAACAACAGCCCAAGACATTCTCAGACTAACTCAGAAACTCACATGCAGATCGTGATAAGCTCATAAACCCTGCCTCAAGTAATTAATTGCCCAAGAGAAAAGTGAAAACCAAAACATACAGAGGTGAATGACTGATGAAATATATGTGGAGGTTATTTTAGAGAATATTTACATTCAAATTTAGGAAACGCAACAGTTGACAATAGAGTTTCATCCGTGAAAAGCCTTTGTGAGAGTAACTTTATATTGCATACAAATTACAACCAAAATTCATGCCTTGCTTCACAAAATTCATATACAATTTTCTTAGTCTGAAGGCAGCAAAAGTGAAGCAGGTAAAATCAAGATTCAGGTCAAGCTAGGGATAGAATATGTGATTCTTCTTAAATGTAATCAAGTGGAAGAAATTTTACACATCAAATGCGTTGATTTTGCTATGAACTTTGGCCAACAATTAGGAGAGTTTTGAGTCCAGTTATGCATCATAACTGCATAAACCTTGATCCAAAAAGGAAGAATAATACTGAGATTTGAATTGCAAAGTAAAGACCTATAATCACTACCTTTTCACTTTCAATATCCTTTCTCAGTCTTTTTAGTTCAGCCTCCAGTGATTCTGATTTCTGTaagaaaataaagtaaaataaacacaaaaactACCATATATAGAGAGGTGTCATAATAATGTGTTGTCAAGAAGAATGCCCACTCAGGTTAGGGCAGCAGGGTTATCCTCAGTAACTGTGTGAATTCTTCTCGAATTGAAAGaaagcaatatatatatatatatatatatatgtgtgtgtgtgtgcgcgcgcgcgcgcgcgtcatacaaaaactattttaataaaaaaatatgcatGGTAGAAAACTAGATTGAAACATACCTTTTGGCTATTCATTGATACTAGTTGTTcatccttgacttgaatttctAGCTGTCTAACTTTCTTTTCTGAAGTAACTAGGTTTTCCCTAGCATCTCCCTGTTGAAAGGATAGAATAATCACTGCTGGAGATATGGGAGGCGAAAACGTgtgataaaaatttcaattttcagaGGAAAAACATCACGAAATTACCAGCTTCACTCGTAATGTTTCTACAAGCAAGCGGCTTTCTTTCTCAGACTCCTGGCAAAAGAAttgatatatttttattgtaattaaaatgTGAATTAGGCACCAAGCAACAATAAGAACTCATAATACTTATTTTATTCAAGAACAAACTATATAAATTAGTCCCATTCCTAAcaaattaatcttttaaaattatggaAGCCATTGCAGAATCAAATCTTAACTTGAAAATGAAGCCAAGATCTAATTTCATGGGTCCACGTCCTATATACTATTTCCCTGCTTAATTTCAGGTTTTCTTTCCATTATTTCCTTATCAAAGTCTAGCAAATGGCATAGAGTTCAATTGACGGA
Coding sequences:
- the LOC122045929 gene encoding uncharacterized protein LOC122045929 isoform X2; protein product: MAVESPGDAGNKVKASVASGPPVPRPAATPEDEIRAVARKFSDQPVQNPDRGVWAVLTAISKNARQRQQGMNILLSGDEHSLGRCVEDPRYQISTMAVSGSHCKIFRDKVAVGDAEVDPNTSVPVFLKDTSTNGTYLNWTRLRKHSPQTRLQHGDIIAFVAPPNSENSYAFVYREVHRPSFLANGSTLKRKSDELDVDSKRFKGIGIGAPDGPISLDDVRSLQRSNTELRQQLESHVLTIETLKGQSRSQMAHHENELKDLKEIVSKGFHDQIEELKCALNEKHEEINSLSTVSAELRSSVKDLKERLSASVQSRIDADEIIQSQKATISELEARLDEERNQRREEREQAAADLNSAIKRIQLEAQEEIKRQADNYLRQHREQQEVISKLEESEKESRLLVETLRVKLGDARENLVTSEKKVRQLEIQVKDEQLVSMNSQKKSESLEAELKRLRKDIESEKVAREEAWAKVSALELEIAAAIRDLSIEKQRFQGARERIILRETQLRAFYSTTEEISALFAKQQEQLKAMQRTLEDEEHYENSYIETDPVEPVTGKINVGERYELCKGACGSFTPKNVQDANDASCSEDDDDVSTTEKHDCSLVSHGSTQDLECTSADRLVRGFGSDIEGVSMAVAPEGDPTDTERVMETESQVGDAVFNEKNTALHRCSNLGGETMQLDDEAQPQEKAGPNDGNCTIGGCSVQRLQDTENGTVKTADLLASEVAGSWAMSTAPSVNGENESPMSMGNANAAGAEDVAAAALLLCSDGLAAGSQSNVSQGVTKLTKEHRALNAMIKIVAPEFEQRFQADGDAQGGESMSDAETQSSNNSDANRDIDQSNHDGNDDASDSDDATRDNQMIEDSVG
- the LOC122045929 gene encoding uncharacterized protein LOC122045929 isoform X1, whose amino-acid sequence is MAVESPGDAGNKVKASVASGPPVPRPAATPEDEIRAVARKFSDQPVQNPDRGVWAVLTAISKNARQRQQGMNILLSGDEHSLGRCVEDPRYQISTMAVSGSHCKIFRDKVAVGDAEVDPNTSVPVFLKDTSTNGTYLNWTRLRKHSPQTRLQHGDIIAFVAPPNSENSYAFVYREVHRPSFLANGSTLKRKSDELDVDSKRFKGIGIGAPDGPISLDDVRSLQRSNTELRQQLESHVLTIETLKGQSRSQMAHHENELKDLKEIVSKGFHDQIEELKCALNEKHEEINSLSTVSAELRSSVKDLKERLSASVQSRIDADEIIQSQKATISELEARLDEERNQRREEREQAAADLNSAIKRIQLEAQEEIKRQADNYLRQHREQQEVISKLEESEKESRLLVETLRVKLGDARENLVTSEKKVRQLEIQVKDEQLVSMNSQKKSESLEAELKRLRKDIESEKQVAREEAWAKVSALELEIAAAIRDLSIEKQRFQGARERIILRETQLRAFYSTTEEISALFAKQQEQLKAMQRTLEDEEHYENSYIETDPVEPVTGKINVGERYELCKGACGSFTPKNVQDANDASCSEDDDDVSTTEKHDCSLVSHGSTQDLECTSADRLVRGFGSDIEGVSMAVAPEGDPTDTERVMETESQVGDAVFNEKNTALHRCSNLGGETMQLDDEAQPQEKAGPNDGNCTIGGCSVQRLQDTENGTVKTADLLASEVAGSWAMSTAPSVNGENESPMSMGNANAAGAEDVAAAALLLCSDGLAAGSQSNVSQGVTKLTKEHRALNAMIKIVAPEFEQRFQADGDAQGGESMSDAETQSSNNSDANRDIDQSNHDGNDDASDSDDATRDNQMIEDSVG